The following proteins come from a genomic window of Alnus glutinosa chromosome 10, dhAlnGlut1.1, whole genome shotgun sequence:
- the LOC133878832 gene encoding premnaspirodiene oxygenase-like, whose protein sequence is MLKYPSFPLSTWLFFFFFLSILFICWKRFISFKASKTQVQKLPPGPWKLPLIGNLHQLAFSSLPHHSLRDMAKKYGPIMQLQLGEVSAVIISSPEVAKEVLKTHDTVFANRPSVLGVEILTYKFSGIVFTPYGDYWRQMRKICVMELLSAKRVLSFRSVREEEVCNLVESISLSGGLPINLSEKVFSFTNRIASRAAFGKKCKYEKEFISLVKEGFSLSGGFNVPDVFPSLKFLAFLTGMKPALEKIHKKMDKILDDIIGDKMQTSTTKDDAGDDDDVLDVLLHLRETGGLDFNITRNHIKAVTLDVVSGGSETSATTIEWAMSELLRNPRVLEKAQAEVQRVVGGKGNIDETDIEKLDYLKLVVKETLRLHPPGAIIPRESREECELSGYLIPSNRKVLINAWAIGRDPEYWIDADCFRPERFHSCCIDFKGASFEFIPFGGGKRICPGISFALATIELALSQLLYHFKWKLPNEIKPEEIDMSESLGLSCKRRNDLYIVATPWISGLT, encoded by the exons ATGCTAAAATATCCCTCCTTTCCTCTTTCTACttggctcttcttcttcttcttcctgtcAATCCTGTTTATTTGTTGGAAGAGATTTATTAGCTTTAAAGCCTCAAAGACACAAGTCCAGAAGTTGCCCCCTGGACCATGGAAACTGCCTCTTATAGGGAACCTCCACCAGCTGGCTTTTTCATCACTACCACATCATTCCTTGAGAGACATGGCCAAGAAATACGGACCCATCATGCAATTGCAACTGGGTGAGGTGTCGGCTGTAATCATTTCATCACCAGAAGTAGCCAAAGAGGTGCTCAAGACACATGACACTGTATTCGCAAATCGACCTAGCGTTCTTGGTGTTGAAATTTTGACCTACAAATTTTCAGGTATTGTCTTCACTCCCTACGGTGATTATTGGAGACAAATGCGAAAGATTTGTGTCATGGAGCTCCTAAGTGCTAAGCGTGTCCTGTCGTTTAGATCGGTAAGGGAAGAAGAGGTGTGCAATCTTGTTGAATCAATTTCCTTGTCCGGGGGGCTTCCAATCAATCTCAGCGAGAAAGTCTTCTCCTTCACGAATAGAATCGCTTCCAGGGCGGCTTTTGGGAAGAAGTGCAAGTATGAAAAAGAGTTCATCTCGTTGGTCAAGGAAGGTTTTAGTCTCAGTGGAGGCTTCAATGTGCCTGATGTGTTCCCTTCCTTAAAGTTCCTTGCTTTCCTTACTGGGATGAAGCCCGCATTGGAGAAAATACACAAAAAGATGGACAAGATTCTCGATGATATAATCGGTGATAAGATGCAAACAAGTACAACCAAAGATGATGCGGGTGATGATGACGATGTACTTGATGTGCTTCTTCATCTTCGGGAGACGGGTGGGCTTGACTTCAATATCACGAGAAACCACATCAAAGCTGTCACTCTG GACGTCGTCTCTGGAGGAAGTGAGACTTCAGCAACTACAATAGAATGGGCAATGTCTGAATTATTGAGAAACCCAAGAGTACTGGAGAAGGCGCAAGCTGAAGTGCAACGAGTCGTTGGTGGGAAGGGGAACATTGACGAGACAGACATAGAGAAACTAGATTACTTGAAATTAGTTGTCAAAGAAACACTACGCTTACACCCTCCTGGTGCCATAATCCCACGAGAATCAAGGGAAGAGTGTGAACTTAGTGGGTATCTGATTCCAAGCAACAGAAAAGTACTCATTAATGCATGGGCCATTGGCAGAGATCCAGAATATTGGATTGATGCTGATTGCTTTCGCCCAGAGAGGTTCcacagttgttgtattgattTTAAAGGAGCAAGCTTTGAATTCATTCCATTTGGAGGTGGTAAGAGGATATGTCCAGGCATATCATTTGCTTTAGCTACCATTGAACTTGCTCTTTCTCAGTTGTTGTATCACTTCAAGTGGAAGCTCCCCAATGAGATCAAACCAGAAGAAATCGACATGTCTGAGTCTTTGGGATTATCTTGCAAGAGAAGGAATGATTTGTACATAGTTGCTACTCCTTGGATTTCTGGTCTTACCTAA